A stretch of Fulvia fulva chromosome 4, complete sequence DNA encodes these proteins:
- a CDS encoding U6 snRNA-associated Sm-like protein LSm5, whose translation MTSQLLPLELIDRCVGSPIWVIMKGDKEFSGTLLGFDDFVNMVLEDVTEHDYTGVQTKLPKILLNGNNVCMLIPGGMPDQ comes from the exons ATGACTTCACAACTGCTCCCGCTGGAGCTCATCGACAGATGCGTCGGCTCGCCCATATGGGTCATCATGAAGGGCGACAAAG AATTCAGCGGCACTCTGCTCGGCTTTGATGACTTCGTCA ACATGGTGCTCGAAGACGTGACAGAGCA TGATTACACCGGCGTCCAAACAAAGCTCCCGAAGATTCTACTCAACGGCAACAACGTCTGCATG CTGATACCTGGAGGAATGCCCGATCAATGA
- a CDS encoding Werner syndrome ATP-dependent helicase, producing the protein MSGGNGLLGMSFSAPIFADAAHRVRPGSVALACEGASAASPRLPSTRPIDQRWDRSRGIISSNARRTIARDHTWSPTHGIIFGNIPASTRYYATNPVFAKKKPLATDSAATTSTGTTASDHATKAGWAGDNVHRAPSMSMNQVEATQLRSKNSQLESDIKSRDNEIIQLKKHGDTQQDKIKQMQSDFEDKIKRMQSDFELQKRTLEEKRQAETSKLEKRRQAETSKLRAELYAQTKFLADAEPSAQNIENQRAIARDETRRQVEAVMRWQHEIQIKELKESYAQQIATAVENSQVLTEARNQNALLAAQHEQERVRHREAMEKVQAEVKSATKEIAEHKHLSSYFQRQYSARQSRAKTDRDSYITYRNIFDDVHDAAHDTMTKLLFLARLLQSEARLWRRSASTFQNTKHLHLFRQTSKHNVIRKSINNFLEERSAHAELGAGNIIQLATQLRADAQAFKGPAHMSRKLTRLLHYDEEHTAFDLVDAAFHIATVLPFRQRRKECDGRISQIQAEVSNSEQSGQTVDPALRQELVVLRDRRAATIRLLSLFELIRRMKAYEALLHDTPVEKAVFLRTADAFEEFSQVQDMYLGLFERLQASSNESRIDQKDRMDLRRKFRYEETKANTALDELRVQARNRCVLEQELDQLTDTEQAEADREIKRRIERLVGQQNDLIDQLLPSMRSIGRQTRASLMRASSMDDRKAKLPGGVSAAKSTRLIPLTKLETALRTPLKRRTPEQALMIAEKTLGTKQRSFMREISREALESVADDQAQDLHGLSRRIARLKPRVHADNRRSLKLWKELEERYRQRRKAVASLLNREPGSVEVFDATITAIASNIATLKIELKAGVIAAGAPGSEGSSNGGSNNGGSSNGGSSNGDSSNGVSDVKRSESDGTPAANAIAVEPEVRIESVKPPASHAEGDSGSAQGPTASPAAPGSTNTNRTWTIAPAKKSRRERFPVRKQTTDNTSMDGLIAKLGAKAANVSGGASADALSGGLKLKPTAPKRSQHSLFASPSFSVRAVHKSTAFSRRTFTAAASDADSLSHLQEADLDALDEAFSTMPSLPTDPTTPHEEMIRSTHESAPVARSQGAMPPTAQSTPAPGDTLEDEASGYSPGIAPSVESPGSVAPDSSPAESNDVDVELTYNIPAQDFRAAIMASPNSSAAFWSHRLYRGTDGKQPAVMYCKSFEVAERQARLFTNENVLGFDLEWEPQTSIKTGHIKRNVSLIQIAAEDKIALFQIALFKGDTAEELMPPTLKAILESADVVKAGVNVVGDARRVRELLNIDMKGVFELSHMYRVVKYSEQERKNVSFKLVSLASQVQDILMLPLKKDDNRVSAWSRELNTQQTDYAASDAYAGFRLYHKLDEMRKSMDPMPPRPGFLEQELPLTLGDGTEVYKSSWKASGRKTAATSKGVDVEEEEDEFFDAIEEQNANDLTAKMESLDIAGDDGATTSTVTYPTLPQLDTEQPAEDANASPAAEAPQDEGPQPRAEATRQSARPDTTELKAADAWVTDWRFSLPPDWTVSARSFELRAYHLWHHQGFALKEVAAICREPPLALTTVASYVMQALKEENLPYDPERVRDPRDILPTSVHRRYQKIFDRIPK; encoded by the coding sequence ATGTCTGGTGGCAATGGCTTGCTGGGCATGTCCTTCTCCGCGCCCATCTTCGCCGATGCTGCTCACAGAGTCCGGCCAGGCAGTGTGGCATTGGCCTGCGAGGGCGCTTCCGCAGCCTCACCACGCCTGCCATCTACTCGGCCCATCGATCAACGCTGGGACCGATCTCGAGGCATCATCTCCAGCAACGCGAGGCGCACGATAGCACGCGATCACACCTGGTCGCCAACGCATGGCATCATATTCGGCAACATCCCAGCCTCGACCAGATACTATGCCACTAACCCGGTCTTCGCCAAGAAGAAGCCACTCGCTACAGACTCGGCTGCTACTACCTCAACGGGTACTACCGCATCGGATCATGCGACCAAGGCTGGATGGGCCGGCGACAATGTTCATAGAGCTCCGAGTATGAGTATGAACCAAGTAGAGGCCACTCAGCTGCGAAGCAAGAACAGTCAGTTGGAGTCTGACATCAAGAGTCGAGACAACGAAATCATCCAACTGAAGAAGCACGGCGACACCCAGCAGGACAAGATCAAGCAGATGCAGTCAGACTTTGAGGACAAGATCAAGCGGATGCAGTCAGACTTTGAGTTACAGAAACGCACGCTGGAGGAGAAGCGTCAAGCAGAGACGTCGAAGCTGGAGAAGAGGCGTCAAGCAGAGACGTCAAAGCTCCGGGCAGAGCTCTATGCACAAACGAAGTTCCTTGCTGATGCGGAGCCCTCGGCGCAAAATATAGAGAATCAGCGCGCAATCGCTCGCGACGAAACCCGCCGGCAAGTTGAAGCTGTGATGCGCTGGCAGCACGAAATCCAAATCAAAGAGCTCAAAGAGTCGTATGCACAGCAGATCGCGACCGCCGTAGAGAACTCCCAAGTCCTTACAGAAGCGAGGAATCAGAATGCGCTGCTTGCCGCCCAGCACGAACAGGAACGAGTGCGACACCGTGAAGCAATGGAAAAGGTCCAGGCCGAAGTGAAAAGCGCAACCAAGGAAATTGCAGAGCATAAACACTTGAGCAGCTATTTCCAGCGACAGTATAGCGCCCGGCAGAGTCGAGCAAAGACCGACCGAGACAGCTACATCACCTACCGCAACATCTTCGACGATGTGCACGACGCTGCGCACGATACGATGACCAAGCTCTTGTTTCTTGCGCGTCTGCTTCAATCTGAAGCGCGACTCTGGCGTAGATCGGCGAGCACTTTCCAAAACACAAAGCACTTGCATCTGTTCCGCCAGACTTCCAAGCACAACGTCATCAGGAAGTCTATCAACAATTTTCTTGAAGAACGATCAGCGCATGCTGAACTTGGGGCTGGGAACATCATTCAACTTGCGACGCAGCTTCGCGCCGATGCACAAGCTTTCAAAGGTCCTGCTCATATGTCCAGAAAGCTCACGAGGTTGCTCCACTATGACGAGGAGCACACAGCTTTTGATCTTGTGGACGCTGCGTTTCACATTGCCACGGTGCTCCCGTTCCGCCAGCGACGTAAAGAGTGCGATGGCAGAATCTCTCAGATCCAAGCTGAAGTGTCAAACTCTGAGCAGAGCGGACAAACGGTGGACCCAGCTCTACGGCAAGAGTTGGTCGTGTTACGTGACAGACGTGCTGCAACGATCAGACTCTTGAGCTTATTTGAACTCATTCGAAGGATGAAAGCCTATGAAGCACTCTTGCATGACACTCCTGTGGAGAAGGCCGTCTTCCTGCGAACAGCAGACGCATTTGAGGAGTTCAGCCAGGTGCAAGATATGTACTTGGGCCTCTTCGAGAGGTTACAAGCATCATCGAACGAGAGTCGTATCGATCAAAAAGATCGTATGGACCTCCGTCGCAAGTTCAGATATGAAGAGACGAAGGCTAATACAGCTCTCGACGAGCTCCGAGTCCAAGCCCGCAACAGGTGCGTTCTCGAACAAGAGTTGGATCAGCTCACAGACACGGAGCAAGCCGAGGCGGATCGCGAAATAAAGAGGCGCATTGAACGGCTTGTGGGGCAACAGAACGACCTTATCGACCAACTTTTGCCAAGCATGAGGTCCATTGGTCGCCAAACCCGCGCATCGTTGATGCGAGCATCGAGCATGGACGACAGGAAGGCCAAGCTCCCGGGAGGTGTGTCGGCTGCAAAGTCAACAAGGCTTATCCCACTCACTAAACTCGAGACCGCCCTGAGAACGCCGCTGAAGAGGAGAACGCCAGAGCAGGCTCTGATGATCGCTGAAAAGACGCTCGGAACGAAGCAGCGGTCGTTCATGCGTGAGATTAGCCGCGAAGCACTGGAAAGCGTTGCGGATGACCAGGCCCAGGACCTGCACGGCTTGTCTCGGCGAATCGCGCGTCTGAAGCCACGAGTGCATGCAGACAACAGGAGGTCACTTAAGCTGTGGAAAGAACTCGAGGAACGGTATCGACAAAGAAGAAAGGCCGTAGCCTCGTTGCTTAATCGTGAGCCAGGGTCGGTCGAGGTCTTCGACGCCACTATTACAGCTATAGCGTCCAACATCGCTACACTGAAAATAGAGCTCAAAGCAGGGGTGATTGCAGCTGGTGCGCCCGGCAGTGAAGGTTCCAGCAACGGAGGTTCCAACAATGGAGGTTCCAGCAATGGAGGTTCCAGCAATGGAGATTCTAGCAATGGGGTTTCTGACGTCAAACGCAGCGAGTCGGACGGTACGCCCGCTGCCAATGCAATTGCAGTCGAGCCTGAAGTCAGAATTGAGAGTGTCAAACCGCCTGCAAGCCATGCGGAAGGCGATAGCGGCAGTGCACAAGGACCAACAGCTTCCCCTGCTGCACCGGGCAGCACAAACACCAACCGTACCTGGACAATTGCACCAGCGAAGAAGTCTCGCCGTGAGCGGTTCCCCGTGCGAAAGCAAACGACTGACAATACTTCCATGGACGGTCTCATCGCGAAGCTCGGAGCCAAGGCCGCAAACGTTTCAGGTGGCGCTAGCGCAGACGCCTTGAGTGGCGGACTCAAGCTGAAGCCCACCGCACCAAAGCGTTCACAACATTCACTGTTCGCGTCGCCTTCATTTAGCGTGCGCGCTGTCCATAAGAGTACGGCTTTTTCGCGAAGGACATTCACTGCCGCTGCCTCGGATGCTGACTCATTGTCCCACCTCCAAGAAGCAGATCTCGATGCTCTTGATGAAGCCTTCTCGACGATGCCTTCTCTTCCAACCGATCCGACGACACCTCACGAAGAAATGATCAGGTCTACCCACGAATCTGCACCTGTCGCTCGCAGTCAAGGTGCGATGCCGCCAACTGCTCAGTCAACACCTGCTCCAGGCGACACACTGGAAGACGAGGCCTCTGGATACTCGCCGGGTATCGCACCGTCTGTTGAGTCCCCAGGATCGGTCGCGCCTGATTCATCGCCAGCGGAGAGCAATGACGTGGATGTTGAGCTTACCTACAATATCCCGGCCCAGGACTTTCGCGCGGCTATAATGGCATCTCCGAACTCGAGCGCTGCGTTCTGGTCGCATCGACTTTACAGAGGCACAGATGGCAAGCAACCGGCAGTGATGTACTGTAAAAGCTTCGAGGTGGCCGAGCGACAAGCCAGGTTGTTTACGAATGAGAACGTACTCGGATTTGACCTGGAATGGGAACCGCAGACGTCTATCAAGACTGGTCACATTAAGAGGAACGTGTCACTCATCCAGATCGCCGCCGAGGACAAGATTGCATTGTTCCAGATCGCGCTGTTCAAAGGTGACACGGCGGAAGAGCTTATGCCACCCACGCTAAAAGCCATCCTGGAGTCTGCAGATGTGGTCAAGGCTGGAGTCAATGTTGTGGGTGATGCGCGCCGCGTGCGCGAGCTGCTCAACATCGACATGAAGGGCGTTTTCGAGCTCAGCCACATGTATAGGGTGGTCAAGTACTCTGAGCAAGAGCGGAAGAACGTTAGCTTCAAACTCGTGTCTTTGGCCAGCCAGGTTCAGGATATCCTCATGCTGCCATTGAAAAAGGACGACAATCGAGTCAGTGCGTGGTCGCGGGAGCTGAATACACAGCAGACTGATTATGCGGCGTCTGATGCCTATGCCGGATTTCGATTATATCACAAGCTTGATGAGATGCGCAAGTCCATGGACCCAATGCCGCCGAGGCCTGGATTTCTGGAGCAGGAATTGCCGCTCACACTAGGTGACGGCACGGAGGTCTACAAGTCGTCATGGAAAGCATCTGGACGCAAGACGGCGGCCACAAGCAAGGGTGTTGATGTGGAGGAGGAAGAAGACGAGTTCTTCGACGCCATTGAGGAACAGAATGCCAATGATCTCACCGCGAAGATGGAGTCACTTGATATTGCTGGAGACGATGGCGCGACTACATCGACTGTCACATATCCAACACTGCCACAGCTTGATACAGAACAGCCTGCTGAGGACGCCAATGCGAGTCCTGCCGCTGAAGCGCCCCAGGACGAGGGACCCCAG